From Macaca fascicularis isolate 582-1 chromosome 14, T2T-MFA8v1.1, a single genomic window includes:
- the P2RX3 gene encoding P2X purinoceptor 3, with amino-acid sequence MNCISDFFTYETTKSVVVKSWTIGIINRVVQLLIISYFVGWVFLHEKAYQVRDTAIESSVVTKVKGFGLYANRVMDVSDYVTPPQGTSVFVIITKMIVTENQMQGFCPESEEKYRCVSDSQCGPERFPGGGILTGRCVNYSSVFRTCEIQGWCPTEVDTVEMPIMMEAENFTIFIKNSIRFPLFNFEKGNLLPNLTARDMKTCRFHPDKDPFCPILRVGDVVKFAGQDFAKLARTGGVLGIKIGWVCDLDKAWDQCIPKYSFTRLDSVSEKSSVSPGYNFRFAKYYKMENGSEYRTLLKAFGIRFDVLVYGNAGKFNIIPTIISSVAAFTSVGVGTVLCDIILLNFLKGADQYKAKKFEEVNETTLKIAALTNPVYPSDQTTAEKQSTDSGAFSIGH; translated from the exons ATGAACTGCATATCCGACTTCTTCACCTATGAGACCACCAAATCGGTGGTTGTGAAGAGCTGGACCATCGGGATCATCAACCGAGTAGTTCAGCTTCTGATCATCTCCTACTTTGTGGG GTGGGTTTTCTTGCACGAGAAGGCATACCAGGTACGGGACACAGCCATTGAGTCCTCGGTGGTAACCAAGGTGAAGGGCTTCGGACTCTACGCCAACAGAGTCATGGATGTGTCTGATTATGTGACGCCACCTCAG GGCACCTCGGTCTTTGTCATCATCACCAAGATGATTGTTACTGAAAACCAGATGCAAGGATTCTGCCCAGAG AGTGAGGAGAAATACCGCTGTGTATCAGATAGCCAGTGCGGGCCTGAGCGCTTCCCAGGCGGGG GGATCCTCACTGGCCGCTGCGTGAACTACAGCTCTGTGTTCCGGACCTGTGAGATCCAGGGCTGGTGCCCCACGGAGGTGGACACGGTGGAAAT GCCCATCATGATGGAAGCTGAGAACTTCACTATTTTCATCAAGAACAGCATCCGTTTCCCCCTCTTCAACTTTGAGAA GGGAAACCTCCTTCCCAACCTGACAGCCAGGGACATGAAGACCTGCCGCTTCCACCCGGACAAGGACCCTTTCTGCCCCATCTTGCGGGTAGGGGACGTGGTCAAGTTTGCGGGGCAGGATTTTGCCAAACTGGCGCGCACG GGTGGCGTTCTGGGCATTAAGATTGGCTGGGTGTGCGACTTGGACAAGGCCTGGGACCAGTGCATCCCCAAGTACTCCTTCACCCGGCTGGACAGCGTTTCTGAGAAGAGCAGCGTGTCCCCAGGCTACAACTTCAG GTTTGCCAAGTACTACAAAATGGAGAACGGCAGTGAGTACCGCACCCTCCTGAAGGCTTTCGGCATCCGCTTCGACGTGCTGGTGTACGGGAAT GCTGGCAAGTTCAACATCATCCCCACCATCATCAGCTCTGTGGCGGCCTTTACTTCTGTGGGAGTG gggACTGTTCTCTGTGACATCATCCTGCTCAACTTCCTCAAGGGGGCCGATCAATACAAGGCCAAGAAGTTTGAGGAG GTGAATGAGACTACACTGAAAATCGCCGCTTTGACCAACCCAGTGTACCCCAGCGACCAGACCACGGCGGAGAAGCAGTCCACTGACTCGGGGGCCTTCTCCATAGGCCACTAG
- the SSRP1 gene encoding FACT complex subunit SSRP1, translating to MAETLEFNDIYQEVKGSMNDGRLRLSRQGIIFKNSKTGKVDNIQAGELTEGIWRRVALGHGLKLLTKNGHVYKYDGFRESEFEKLSDFFKTHYRLELMEKDLCVKGWNWGTVKFGGQLLSFDIGDQPVFEIPLSNVSQCTTGKNEVTLEFHQNDDAEVSLMEVRFYVPPTQEDGVDPVEAFAQNVLSKADVIQATGDAICIFRELQCLTPRGRYDIRIYPTFLHLHGKTFDYKIPYTTVLRLFLLPHKDQRQMFFVISLDPPIKQGQTRYHFLILLFSKDEDISLTLNMNEEEVEKRFEGRLTKNMSGSLYEMVSRVMKALVNRKITVPGNFQGHSGAQCITCSYKASSGLLYPLERGFIYVHKPPVHIRFDEISFVNFARGTTTTRSFDFEIETKQGTQYTFSSIEREEYGKLFDFVNAKKLNIKNRGLKEGMNPSYDEYADSDEDQHDAYLERMKEEGKIREENANDSSDDSGEETDESFNPGEEEEDVAEEFDSNASASSSSNEGDSDRDEKKRKQLKKAKMAKDRKSRKKPVEVKKGKDPNAPKRPMSAYMLWLNASREKIKSDHPGISITDLSKKAGEIWKGMSKEKKEEWDRKAEDARREYEKAMKEYEGGRGESSKRDKSKKKKKVKVKMEKKSTPSRGSSSKSSSRQLSESFKSKEFVSSDESSSGENKSKKKRRRSEDSEEEELASTPPSSEDSASGSDE from the exons ATGGCAGAGACACTGGAGTTCAACGACATCTATCAGGAGGTGAAAGGCTCCATG AATGATGGTCGACTGAGGTTGAGCCGCCAGGGCATCATCTTCAAGAACAGCAAGACGGGGAAAGTGGACAACATCCAGGCTGGGGAGTTAACAGAAGGCATCTGGCGCCGTGTTGCTCTGGGCCATGGACTTAAACTGCTTACAAAGAATGGCCATGTCTACAAGTATGATGGCTTCCGAGAATCG gagtttgagaaactCTCTGATTTCTTCAAAACTCACTATCGCCTTGAGCTAATGGAGAAGGACCTTTGTGTGAAGGGCTGGAACTGGGGGACAGTGAAATTTGGTG GGCAGCTGCTTTCCTTTGACATTGGTGACCAGCCAGTCTTTGAGATACCCCTCAGCAATGTGTCCCAGTGCACCACTGGCAAGAATGAGGTGACACTGGAATTCCACCAAAACGATGACGCAGAGGTGTCTCTCATGGAGGTCCGCTTTTATGTCCCTCCCACCCAGGAGGATGGTGTGGACCCTGTTGAG GCCTTTGCCCAGAATGTGTTGTCGAAGGCGGATGTAATCCAGGCCACGGGAGATGCCATCTGCATCTTCCGGGAGCTGCAGTGTCTGACTCCTCGAGGGCGTTACGACATTCGGATCTACCCCACCTTTCTGCACCTGCATGGCAAGACCTTTGACTACAAGATCCCCTATACCACAGTGCTGCGTCTGTTTTTGTTACCCCACAAGGACCAGCGACAGATGTTCTTTGTG ATCAGCCTGGACCCCCCAATCAAGCAAGGCCAAACTCGCTACCACTTCCTGATCCTCCTCTTCTCCAAGGACGAGGACATTTCGTTGACTCTGAACATGAACGA GGAAGAAGTGGAGAAGCGCTTCGAGGGTCGTCTCACCAAGAACATGTCAGGATCCCTCTATGAGATGGTCAGCCGGGTCATGAAAGCGCTGGTGAACCGCAAGATCACAGTGCCAGGCAACTTCCAAGG GCACTCAGGGGCCCAGTGCATTACCTGTTCCTACAAGGCGAGCTCAGGACTGCTCTACCCGCTGGAGCGGGGCTTCATCTACGTCCACAAGCCACCTGTACACATCCGCTTCGACGAGATCTCCTTTGTCAACTTTGCTCGTGGTACCACTACAACTCGTTCCTTTGACTTTGAAATTGAGACCAAGCAGGGCACTCAGTATACCTTCAGCAGCATTGAGAG ggaggagtatgGGAAACTGTTTGATTTTGTCAATGCGAAAAAACTCAACATCAAAAACCGAGGATTGAAAGAG GGCATGAACCCAAGCTACGACGAATATGCCGACTCTGATGAGGACCAGCATGATGCCTACTTGGAGAGGATGAAGGAGGAAGGCAAGATCCGGGAGGAGAATGCCAATGACAGCAGCGATGACTCGGGAGAAGAAACCG atgagtcATTCAACCCAGGTGAAGAGGAGGAAGATGTGGCAGAGGA GTTTGACAGCAATGCCTCTGCCAGCTCCTCCAGTAATGAGGGTGACAGTGACCGGGATGAGAAGAAGCGGAAACAGCTCAAAAAGGCCAAGATGGCCAAGGACCGCAAGAGCCGCAAGAAGCCTGTGGAG GTGAAGAAGGGCAAAGACCCCAATGCCCCCAAGAGGCCCATGTCTGCGTACATGCTGTGGCTCAATGCCAGCCGAGAGAAGATCAAGTCAGACCATCCTGGCATCAGCATCACAGATCTTTCCAAGAAGGCAGGCGAGATCTGGAAGGGAATgtccaaagagaagaaagag gagTGGGATCGCAAGGCTGAGGATGCCAGGAGGGAATATGAAAAAGCCATGAAAGAATATGAAGGGGGCCGAGGCGAGTCTTCTAAGAG GGACAagtcaaagaagaagaagaaagtaaaggtAAAGATGGAAAAGAAATCCACACCCTCTAGGGGCTCATCATCCAAGTCATCCTCAAGGCAGCTAAGCGAGAGCTTCAAGAGCAAAGAGTTTGTGTCTAGTGATGAGAGCTCTTCGGGAGAGAACAAGAgcaaaaagaagaggaggaggagcgaG GACTCTGAAGAAGAAGAACTAGCCAGTACTCCCCCCAGCTCAGAAGACTCAGCGTCAGGATCCGATGAGTAG